The Diorhabda carinulata isolate Delta chromosome 4, icDioCari1.1, whole genome shotgun sequence genomic interval CTTTTCCTTCCTCTGTGTAGCATCCAGATACCTAGCAGAGGTTAACTTTAGTATTACGGAGGGTGCCATGTGACCATTTTTCTATGTAGATTATTGTCTTTCTGTTCAATTCaccattttaaataaaattattttccaatttctattatattattatttcaggTGGTGTATTATTCAGTTTAGAAGAAGGCACCAGTTTTTGGAATCAAAGTTTAACTTGGCGAACATTTTTTGCTTCCGTAGTTTCAACATTCACCCTCAACGTTGTACTTTCCGCTTACCACGGTGTTCCTGGTAATTTAAGTTACCCGGGTTTGTTGAATTTGGGTAAATTCGATGGTTTCAGTTATGAATTCTTCGAATTGCCCATTTTTCTTGTTATGGGTGCTTTCGGTGGATTATGCGGAGCCCTGTGGAATCATATTAATTACAAGATAACAGTATTTAGAATGAGGTAACTAAAAACAACTTTTCGAATGATTTTACATTTTTAGTTCCTAGGTTCCTAGGttgttatatttaaaacttttttgcaCCCCAATTATTACACTTCAATATTAATCACCCCACTTTAGATATCACTTTTTCACTGCCCTGATTACTAGTATCTTCAATATTCAACTAAATGCTATACTGTGACCTcccattttatatatataagctTTTGCAATAATTCCAGGACATTGTAAAAACTTCTGTATGTAAATACAACTAACTTCTTAATCCAGAAACATCTaggataattattattcaatactAGATGGAGCCACCTGTCATCTTTTATAGTTTCCACTACATTAAATTTTTGATCGGTATCGTAAGATGGCGTGCGGCTGTGTACCCGTCATATTTTAGTTTTCACTATAAATAGTTACGTGTACTATTAAGAGGTCCGCTATCTCTCGACGAGGTGTGAAACCATTATTTGAGATTAGAAATTTTGACATACACAAGCTTTTGGTTTGGTTTGGCTCTGGACCGGTATGTTactattccagttctgtctgtTGTTTTGGAACCATTTGATGGTATATCCCAGATCATTATTGAAGGAGTTGGTTGGTTTATTCTTGGTGACACCTTCTCTTAACATACTGAGTTTTCTTCCAATAATATTTGGAGAGGTGGAAGATTTAGTGCAATTTAACCTAACCCAACCCCAATTCTTTCTGTACATTGTAGGGGGTTTTGTGATTTTATTAGATATCAATTGATTGCTTGAtattcttctaaattttctgttaaattcTAGGTATGTTCGTCCTAGGTGGTTGAAAGTTGTTGAAGCGTGCATTGTGGCCGCAGTTACCGCTACTGCAGGGTTTTTGATGATGTTCATTATAAACGACTGCAAACCTTTGGGGTTAGATCCAACGAAGTATCCAACTCAGGTAAATAAACGTAtaaagaattttctttttcagtctcttttgatttaaaaattagtttcaaaaaacaggTTTCGACCGAATCAAGACGAATTATCaagaaaatcatataaaaagatctaagaagtaaagagttgaagaaaattatatagttaattttaattttcgatGTATATAACATACAGGcttaattaaaactaaattacaaAGTGtgtaagtgaaaaaatttaatcattttacgGTTCGAAGATACCACGAGGGCTGAGTCATGAGTCTTggcaactattttttttcttataggCGTAGTGTATATGCAGAACAACAGATGACTCTGTTTCTAGATCGAAATCTGTCAGTTGGCGAGTGTTGTGAGAAATGGAAGTAACCTTGCGACATCAGTACTGAGGAGAATTGAAACATCCCCAGATACTTCATTTTCTTAGTTTGATATTTTCGGcaataatatatgtttttatgcATTTTTGATTCCATTGGTAATATCTGCGTCTTCATTACCTATATTTTCTATTGCTGTTTCTAGGTATTCAAATATGATCACCGTTTTAATCCTGTGTCCTTTTATTTGCAGTCGTTTCCACATTTATTCTCATGCCAAACTGCTTTAGCGTATTTTTCCAGCCGTCAAAGCTTTTCTGTCAATCTTGtttatctaacctaacctaactagaTGTCAAAGTTTTTCTGTAGATATTGattatctaacctaacctaactagaTGTCAAAGTTTTTCTGTAGATATTGattatctaacctaacctaaccagatGTCAAAGTTTTTCTGTAGATATTGATTATCTAATCCAACCTAAGCAGATGTCAAagtttttttgtagatattaattatctaacctaacctatgcAGATGTCAAAGTTTTTCTGTAGATATTGATTAAAGTTTGGgcttttaatatcaatatttagagGTGGCGCATCGTGTTTTTTGATTTCCCATTACACGGGATTTGgaattttaatgtaaatcaaCGAATTATTGTGTagtaaaaagaaatagatatttttgtaggaaattgaACGGTTAAAAGTTGTTCGTTCAACTTTTTATCGATAATGTTATTAACtatgtaaaatattaattttagtaatTAGATTCTATTAATGTATATTGTATTTTCAGTTGTATTGTGCCGATGGAGAATACAACGTATTAGCCAGTATTTGGTTTCAAACTCCTGAAGCGTCGGTTAGATCGTTGTTTCACGATCCTCCGAATACTCATAACGCTTTAGCGTTAGCGTCATTCGTCGTCGTCTACTTTTTTTTAGCCGTTTGGACGTTCGGTTTGTCGACGTCAAACGGTTTGTTCATACCGACATTATTGACTGGAGCAGCCTGGGGTAGATTAGTCTCCATTGGACTTTATAGCATTTTCCCAAATTCGGTAAGACTACATTCCGACACCATCGTCACCATAGTTAATTTTATAAGGTGTATCAAGTTATTTCGAGTGATATCGAATAattgttattaagaaaaaatgtctTAATTTTCAGGTTATCGTGTCGGGAAAATATGCTTTGATAGGAGCCGCCGCGCAATTAGGTGGAGTAGTTCGAATGACAATTAGTTTAACTGTGATAATAATCGAAACTACAGGTAATGTAACGTTCGCCTTGCCACTTATAATAACGTTGATAGCAGCTAAATGGACCGGGGATTTCTTCAACGAGGTAAATATAAAGTTGGCAAATGTGTACTTTTGCTTTTTGCTTTGCCGTTTTGTCACGTGATACCGGTCACATTATTAAGGCTATTAGTTAAATTCAAATGGAGTggagaaacaaacattttcggaatattttactttttttatgtcCCACAAAGAAATATGTGCTGATTTCTTAACAGGGCCCGTGTGCGGTAgaaaaaattccgttctggagATTGTCACCTCAAAGATTACCAACGTTATGGTCGGTTGATTCTGAAATTGATGACGACTggatcaaagtcataattgaagagaattgaaggcACGTATTTTTATGAACTCCATTGCATTTCCAATGTTTAACTACATTATTCTGATTAATCGGTATCTCATGAAACTAGAAAGTTAGACCTGATGTCTGTACTAagttggaaccgttggtgatactCATaccgaacacactgtttacgccaacactcacaattacaccgtctgacgcgcgtttcgttatcgttttcagagactgaaggtaaaatgGCGTCTGTAGACACAAACTTTGTATTGTTGTTCACCGCTATAGAAGCCAAATTCAGCGCCATCTAGTGACACGTTATTTTCGCCAATACTTTAAACGTCTATTCTGTGACACTTTTTTTCACAatccaatttttctttttgttttgatgaaCGAATATATTTTAAAGGGTATTTACGACACGCTAATCCAGTTATGGGGCATCCCATTACTTCCATGGGAACCTCCACCATTAGTCCATAATATATATGCTAGTGAAGTTATGTCGCATCCAGTGGTTACATTAAAATGTGTAGAGAACGTTGGGCATATTGtggaattattaaaattgacaTCTTATAATGGATATCCGGTGGTAGATCCTCCCTTAACAGATCAAGTAAgttgataaaacatttttttcttcgattcTACACCATTTACTTCATCTTGATTTAATTTCACTTACAGtattgaacaatatttaaaGAACATCCGAATTTCAATGTTCTACATTTGACCTACTCAGTTCCAATCTACCAGAGgacaatattgaatgtatggaattgaaaataaatatatggaagGGAATTTTAGGGGTGTAGATCATACGCTCCCTTAGGATTTAtagaaatttgtacaaaatccTACAATTCTAACATTTCCCCTGTTGAAGAAAAGGAGATTTGGTTGCAGCAATTTGATTTCCAGGCTCACAATTAAACAGGAAAATACtgttaataacaaattaattttccatATGGTAAGATCAAGTCTGCCTTTTAGATTACCAGATTTTTCCTTTGGAGTGATTTGTTCACCAACATGActttaaaagaataaataatctGGATGAATTAAGAGAAAACTAATCCAactttgtgataaaaaaaacgagaatatctctgaataataaatttggatAGTGTTTAGCTGAAACAGGTGGAATAACCTTTGAAGGCAAAAGAAATATGAACATACAACTATCCTGCAGGAAATTGGTAAAATGGATTGCAAAAGAATAGAAGATCTATTCCTTCCTAGGTGGCATTTGTAACACCGTCGATCCATTCGCTGTTGGGGAAAAGTTTTCTCAACGCCACCATCATCACGCACATGAAGTTTCATTGCTACTCCCTTTTTGTTTTAACGACATTTTGGCACTTCATCACTTGATTCCTTGCTCGGTAGACGCATTTCAATAAATCTCAAACGTTCCTTTAGGCTATCGAGGGTTCTGTCTTAGATTGGAACACTTTTAAATTCAAAGTAAGTGTCCGCCCCATCAATATTAATTCGGACAGTTCAGCCTGCCGCTGCACAACATTATTGTCAATTCCATCCTGAGCATTCATGATTCCATAAGAAAAGAAACGTTCCAGAAGCATATCTAATCTATCTCATACACAGAACTCAACTTGGCCGTTTCACAAGAAGAAAAAGTGATTTCTCGTTGTTTTTCACCAAAAAGAGCTGAACAAGTTTCGAATTTATCTTTATTGTAACCATCAACAATCAATGTCAACTTATCATCCAAAACTTTTTGATGCTTCAGTCTTTTCCAACTCGACCAGTTGCTTTGATTCTCTAGTTTCTCGAAAGAAGCTTTGGAATCAAATCATCCTGACGTGCTCATGATGAAATATCACATAGCCACAAAAGGTAGCTCCTACACTATTAGCCCAGAATATGATCACAGAAACTGGCCAAGGAaaggataaaaatttttacgagATAATAAAGGATAATGTCTGGATCTCCACTGATGCCTCTTATAGACTGAAAACTGGATAAAATATACTTCAAGTGGAAATCTACGTAACAGAGCATGGGTGGTAATGAGCTTCCGAGCGGCACTCTCCTGGATTCAAGAAACTCTGTTGGGTATCTGGAGACAATGAAGAGGAATTGAATTCAAACATCAGTATATATGGTCAAACAGAAGTGATTGCTCGATATCCAGACTTATTTAGACAAGTATAGATGAAGAGAAAATAGAAGATGATAATATTGAATCTAGAACATGTTTGAAGTGATCACTGTATCACTGAATCCAGTAATGGGGAGTGACAACGAACATAGATTAAAACGGGGgaggaaaaaatattgagacGGAAAAACGACGTGAAATGTTGGCagagaaaaaaaatcagaaagtGGTTATATAGTTAAGTAAGTTTTCAAATTGTGTAAAATAAACGGCTCAGGTTTCCAAGCGAACCACGATGAGTTCAGTTCGAGGTTAACTagccaaacctaacctaatatccgatagaaaataaaataacagtaacaattttttttagagCGAAGTCACTACTTACGGTCGCATTAGAGGCCTGATTTTGAGATCACAACTTGTTGTAATACtgcaaaagaaaatttttaatgagaCCGCAGATGATTGGGACAGTATTAGTGCTTCAATTTTCAGAGATGCTTACCCTAGATATCCAACGATAAAGGTGTGGTAAATATGATACGAAATGTAgatttccattcaaatttactgctcaaattttttcttattttctctaTCGTGGTGTCTGCCTTCAAAACTCTGATCTTTATGGCACTGTTGGTTTTCAAACCCGCCTGTCCAATCAAAGTCCTACATTTAACGAAGCCTGTTTGTTCTCTTACCGCGATGACCAAGACCTTGACGTCTTTGGTGACTCTTATATTTCTTATCATCTCATCTTTTCCGACcccatttttcaattttccaaagATTTCTCCTCCGCTTTCAACAATCATCCACATTGTTTCTCTTTTTTTTGTAACCATCCTATATTTATACCGCTGTGAGGTGTCTCCGATTATGCACTccatcagtttttttaaatcgaaGGTAGCCCCGACCAACCGTTCCTCCTACCccatttcttttttcaaatctcTCATACCACTTGTAAATCCGGATCCATGTGCACGGCCCCAACTAGGATCCTCAAAATCCTTTTGTATCTCCCATTTGTGGATACACGATACAATCCGAAGCTATGAGGACAGTATTCAATCCTCAACGGATTGTAGACTAGACCAACTGAGGGAGCAAAATCTGGACACAGGCAGCGGATGATTATCTGATTAATTTGATGGATGGAGAGGTTATTCTTACTCATTAATACTACATAATGAGGCCACCTGGTACACAGATGACTCTAGGATTAATAGCTTGGGAAACTTTGAAGAAGATGCAATCGTCTTTCAATCTGAAATATTCATTGTGATAATGTGGATGTTCCATATAAACACAGTAATTTCAATCTATCCTACAAGCCCTAAAGACTGAAAAGGTCATGTGTTGGAAGTCTACACGAACTGGTGACTGATGGTTCTAGGTTTAGTTCCTTCGGGTGCCTGGTCATAAGAGCAATGAAGCAATGACGTTGCTGACTCGGTGGACAGATTGAATCCACCAATGGATCCAGAATCCTTTTTGGTGTAGCTATTACatgaagaatgaaaataattggcATGAGACAAGCTAAAGAATACATAAATGGACTTTCTACGTCttttatcaaacaatttttctacTTGAACAGGTGCGAAATTGTAACTGTTAACTGGATAAGGTCATCTAAGATGATCCATCCACACTGTAGACATGTGATTATCTGGATTTggtataaaagaaaatgaaattacagATAATGCCATCGGTGAGTGTCCAGCACTCATACATGTGAGGTTTAAACACTTGAACAGGTTTTACAGTTTGCCTAGTAATGTCAAAAGGTAAAAGTCGAAGTCAATGATTGGTTTTTCAAATGACATCGACCTGGTAGTTTCAATTCAATCCATAGACTTATTTTACCATTAAATTTCTTTCCAATTTCTATTTCCAATAAAACTGCCAATGCCTTATTTATGTGTCAcgatagatatttttaaatcatgtGTAATGACACCAAACTGACCTTAACTTGAGGGCATTAGACGTACTAGTTGACATAGATGCAGCATAATGTaaagtttcatataaaaaaatcattaatcatgtTTTTGATCACACCTTGTAAACGacttaaaagtgaaatttttttaataggacTTGGTTATAAGCGACatagaaaaaacttattatataGATCTGCGGCCTTTTATGAATCCATCTCCTTATACAGTACTGCACGtaagtttattttccaaatgttttatgttatttacaaatttctttaacGTTTTAGTCATCATCATTACCtagaatgttcaaaatattcagAGGACTTGGTCTACGTCATTTACCAATCGTTAATGACTCGAACGAGGTAAGTTCCAGCAGCAAACAGATATCGTTTGATTTATACATTTCCAGGGGAATCGGGCTGCTATTTGATTCTTTTATTGCGTTTCTTATGATCTTCTCTTCATCAGTTTtccatattcaattttttttatgtcttaTCTTAATTGGTCTTTTTTACCTTATTCTTGATAAACCTCTTGGTCCACTATTCACCATTTCAGCTTAAGTGATGTTAACAAGGAAATTGTGCGGctccttgattttttttaatgcttTGAATCACCCCGCATGGTTTCTTCTGGCCAATGGTCGTTGGCTTTTCCTTCTTTCCAGCCAGGACAGCTAGCACATCCCCACGCAACATTCACAATCCCCGCTCTGCAGACgagcaactcctatatcagggccaactccaaTAAAcctatctaaaaattttccaacgaaTCTCTTTCTCTCTTGGTGTGAGACGCACAAGATCCATTTATATGTGCCTTCGCTTGTCTCTATCCATCTCTGTTGTATTACCAACCCTTCCATCATTGTCTTCTGTATCTTCTGTGCAGTTTCTCTTCATTTTCTTATATGGGcgtttttacatatttttggcCCTTTCTTCTCTTGTACATTCCGTTTagattcatttaaataataaatatttaaatgttgattaatttttagGTTGTTGGTATGGTAACGAGAAAAGATTTGGCGCGATACAGAGTATGGCGGCACCGAGGCCACATGGGCGTAGAAGAATTATTAATTTCCAAAGAAATATAGTGATGgaaatcaaatcatttttatttattagatatttgttattgaaaaactaATTGTTTATTCGAGATTTTGTATGTATTGAagtctttttatattttatctaacAAATAGACAATAAAGATTAGCAATagtttaaaatatgaattttgtatcgaaacaaaactaaatttttatcataaagtATGTCATTGTTACAAAGGACCAACCCTTTACATTTTCGTACAAGACCAGAGCTATTCACATAAACCAAACTCACGGAAGCTAATCGCGATCCTGTAAGGTAATAGTATAACTCAGTCCAAATATAAAGCCCtaacatatattcaaaatagTTATACTCATACAACAGGTGCTACATCCTGCTGCGTGTCTTACTCTCCCAGTTGTTTTCTATTTAGAGTTACCCTCTTCTTTAGAAGACTCATTGCGTCTTCTTTCTACCACTTTTTGTGATTCACCCAATTGCCTTACACCCTTACATTTGATAAGAGACTAAGAAAGTGTGGATCCGTTTAATTGAAAGACGTTAGAGCGGATGCTACATCCTGCTGCATGCTTCACTCTCCCAGTTGTTCATATTTAGATCTGCCCTCTTCTTTAGAAGGCTAATAGCGTCTTCCGCCACCTTTTGTGAGGTCATCCAATTAACTTACACCATTACATTTGATAAAAGAAACTTCAAAAGTAGGGAATCCATTCATCAATCTTCCTGCCAGGTTGTTAAGGGAATGTGGCGGATTAAACAGAAACACAACAATCTTCATAGACAGCATCAATAACAACAAAAGTGGTGATGAACTGTCCCGAGGCACTCACTTGAATTGATGGCGTAACGGAGAAGAAACGATCGATAATCTCCTCTGCCTTGACGGAAAAATGAAGCTATCAGTCTTCTAAAGAAAAGGGCAACTCCAAACAGAAACAACTGGGAAAGTAAGACACGCAGCAGGATGTAACAGTCTCTCCTATCAAATGTAAGGGTGTAAGTCAATTGGATGACGTCGCAAGAGATGGAAGGAAGAAGATTTTATGTCTTCTAAAGAAGGGGgcaaatctaattttttcgaagtaggttttggaaaattttttcaatagaaacaaaaaaatcatgcTTCTAACAGTtagatataatatatttttaataagagatttacaaattaaattatttacaattattcgGATAATTACGtatttagtagaaaaaaaaactatacaacTATTGATCTACACTACACACGCCATGACAGTTTTTTTAACGGCATCCCTTGCGTATGGTATGTAGGACAGCGAATACCATGTCATAGATAATGACTGAATGATAATGAAGAGTAGAGCAAGAACGGCTTTCTTTagctaaaaataaaacaacatgtATAGATATTTCTAAAACAGGGGTACCTAGTATTGaacaaatagttttaattcaATAACAGCTATTTGTGAAAGTGAAAGTGGACCCATAATCTTAGATTAAAGGACCCTTTAACTTAGAGCTCACAAAAAATTCAGTTATCTTTATGGATTTCCTTTTGTATGTAAGAGCTTAAGTacctttttatttaaatgtttctacctactcgttccttctttagtaatttccattGATGTTCTcgtttccttcctcattttatttttttttgcagtTCTACAACTGCCAGGTTGGCTTTTCAACCAATAcaccacaaacaaacaaattcaacttGACTCCAACAACTAGGAATTCAGTTGAGGGTTGCAACCATTCCGGATTTCTATAGataatgttgaagaaaatgcaccagctcacacatccgttattgcaatggtctaaattaattaattgctACCTGGTGCCCCCTATTTGCCAGAATTAGCccactcggattattttctgttcccagatttgaaaaaatgtctcggcggtcaaagattttccaaatttttgtgttttctttgttgggctaGGTACTTCTGATACCATCCTCTTACAAACAATGAACTTAAGGGGATGGGGAACGTTGGTAAAGCATAGACCAGTTTGAACGCGAATTGTGGAGGAGATCAAGGCTCGCGTCGGGCTGTAGTGCCAATTGGAGaggtattttgaatttttgacaaaaatataaataataaaaataaaatactggATGTAAAAAGAATCGATATTAATATCTATTTGTTTAATCATTGGTACCGGATTCTATAAtacatgaaaatgaaaaaataaaaacttaccaGAAGTGCTGAAATCAACGTTAAAGTAAAAGAAACTATAACTAAAATTGTAGCGATATATCTATTGGAAG includes:
- the LOC130892524 gene encoding H(+)/Cl(-) exchange transporter 7 isoform X1 gives rise to the protein MMNNTNEESTSTSNLIADFEEMPPTKATIFRNVVSINNTDSDEDIRTQIVDSEDANTLSSVRRRVEISKEKVQTGSLNVLSAKYESLDYDTCENYLLLDEERKKGYKFIVQKSISRWLVFLLIGMITALIACVIDISIEELSTIKYASLSKNVDRYVTQGKLYVPYGLWILYNVIPVLIGSILVAYGEPIAAGSGIPQVKCYLNGVMVPRVVRIKTLMVKSIGVICSVVGGLAGGKEGPMIHSGAVVAAGISQGKSSTFKKDFNIFKYFREDHEKRDFVSGGAAAGVSAAFGAPVGGVLFSLEEGTSFWNQSLTWRTFFASVVSTFTLNVVLSAYHGVPGNLSYPGLLNLGKFDGFSYEFFELPIFLVMGAFGGLCGALWNHINYKITVFRMRYVRPRWLKVVEACIVAAVTATAGFLMMFIINDCKPLGLDPTKYPTQLYCADGEYNVLASIWFQTPEASVRSLFHDPPNTHNALALASFVVVYFFLAVWTFGLSTSNGLFIPTLLTGAAWGRLVSIGLYSIFPNSVIVSGKYALIGAAAQLGGVVRMTISLTVIIIETTGNVTFALPLIITLIAAKWTGDFFNEGIYDTLIQLWGIPLLPWEPPPLVHNIYASEVMSHPVVTLKCVENVGHIVELLKLTSYNGYPVVDPPLTDQSEVTTYGRIRGLILRSQLVVILQKKIFNETADDWDSISASIFRDAYPRYPTIKDLVISDIEKTYYIDLRPFMNPSPYTVLHSSSLPRMFKIFRGLGLRHLPIVNDSNEVVGMVTRKDLARYRVWRHRGHMGVEELLISKEI
- the LOC130892524 gene encoding H(+)/Cl(-) exchange transporter 7 isoform X3 is translated as MHHLVKFLTGILDVDRYVTQGKLYVPYGLWILYNVIPVLIGSILVAYGEPIAAGSGIPQVKCYLNGVMVPRVVRIKTLMVKSIGVICSVVGGLAGGKEGPMIHSGAVVAAGISQGKSSTFKKDFNIFKYFREDHEKRDFVSGGAAAGVSAAFGAPVGGVLFSLEEGTSFWNQSLTWRTFFASVVSTFTLNVVLSAYHGVPGNLSYPGLLNLGKFDGFSYEFFELPIFLVMGAFGGLCGALWNHINYKITVFRMRYVRPRWLKVVEACIVAAVTATAGFLMMFIINDCKPLGLDPTKYPTQLYCADGEYNVLASIWFQTPEASVRSLFHDPPNTHNALALASFVVVYFFLAVWTFGLSTSNGLFIPTLLTGAAWGRLVSIGLYSIFPNSVIVSGKYALIGAAAQLGGVVRMTISLTVIIIETTGNVTFALPLIITLIAAKWTGDFFNEGIYDTLIQLWGIPLLPWEPPPLVHNIYASEVMSHPVVTLKCVENVGHIVELLKLTSYNGYPVVDPPLTDQSEVTTYGRIRGLILRSQLVVILQKKIFNETADDWDSISASIFRDAYPRYPTIKDLVISDIEKTYYIDLRPFMNPSPYTVLHSSSLPRMFKIFRGLGLRHLPIVNDSNEVVGMVTRKDLARYRVWRHRGHMGVEELLISKEI
- the LOC130892524 gene encoding H(+)/Cl(-) exchange transporter 7 isoform X2 — translated: MITALIACVIDISIEELSTIKYASLSKNVDRYVTQGKLYVPYGLWILYNVIPVLIGSILVAYGEPIAAGSGIPQVKCYLNGVMVPRVVRIKTLMVKSIGVICSVVGGLAGGKEGPMIHSGAVVAAGISQGKSSTFKKDFNIFKYFREDHEKRDFVSGGAAAGVSAAFGAPVGGVLFSLEEGTSFWNQSLTWRTFFASVVSTFTLNVVLSAYHGVPGNLSYPGLLNLGKFDGFSYEFFELPIFLVMGAFGGLCGALWNHINYKITVFRMRYVRPRWLKVVEACIVAAVTATAGFLMMFIINDCKPLGLDPTKYPTQLYCADGEYNVLASIWFQTPEASVRSLFHDPPNTHNALALASFVVVYFFLAVWTFGLSTSNGLFIPTLLTGAAWGRLVSIGLYSIFPNSVIVSGKYALIGAAAQLGGVVRMTISLTVIIIETTGNVTFALPLIITLIAAKWTGDFFNEGIYDTLIQLWGIPLLPWEPPPLVHNIYASEVMSHPVVTLKCVENVGHIVELLKLTSYNGYPVVDPPLTDQSEVTTYGRIRGLILRSQLVVILQKKIFNETADDWDSISASIFRDAYPRYPTIKDLVISDIEKTYYIDLRPFMNPSPYTVLHSSSLPRMFKIFRGLGLRHLPIVNDSNEVVGMVTRKDLARYRVWRHRGHMGVEELLISKEI